DNA sequence from the Candidatus Fluviicola riflensis genome:
TGAAGCCAATGAAGCGGCTTTGAAACTGGCAAAACGCGTTACCGGCAGAACTCAGCTGATCGGTTGCAAAGGTTCATACCATGGAAATACGCACGGTTCCATGAGTGTTTCGTCCAACGAAGCCAAGAAAATTGCGTTTCGTCCGCTGTTACCCGATGTCGATTTTATTCGCCACAACGAAATCGCTGATCTTTCGCGTATTACAGAACGAACGGCAGCGGTGATTATCGAACCGATCCAGGGTGATGCGGGTGTTCGTCAGGCTTCAACCGAATATTTAAAAGCCTTGCGTCAGCGCTGCGATGAAGTGGGTTCTTTCCTGATTTTCGATGAAATTCAATGCGGTATGGGACGTTCCGGGAAATTGTTCGCTTTTGAACACAGTGGCGTGGTTCCTGATGTTTTAACACTGGGCAAAGCCCTTGGCGGCGGAATGCCAATTGGTGCGTTTGTGGCGCGTTACGAACACATGCAGGAATTGACGCACCAACCAATGCTCGGACACATTACCACTTTCGGCGGACATCCGGTAATCGCAGCTGCGGCTTGGGCTACGCTGGAAGTTTTCGCTACGGAAATTGACTTCGATTTGGTGGAAGAAAATGGTCTGTTATTAGAAAATATGCTTTCGGAGATTGACGAAATCAACGAAATTCGTCGCGTAGGAATGATGTTTGCCTGTGATATGGAGTCATTTGAACGCGTTGAAAAAGTGGTGAATCGCTGTTTGGAATTGGGCTTGATCAGCTTTTGGTTTTTATCACATCCGTATAGTTTCAGACTTTCGCCTCCGTTGACGATTTCGAGAGAAGAGATTGAGGAAGCTGGAAGGGTTATTCAGAGAGCGGTCAGAGAAACGAAGTGATGTCGGATTTTTGATGTTTGATTTTTGATGAGCAGAATTTAGCAACCCTCAGAATATAAGACTCCTTTTGGAAAATTGAATCTTTTGCCTTTGGGGGTTGATTTTGTTCGCGTAAAAGGTCTGGTGATTATTTCATGTATAGGTCCTCTCACTTCAACTGACTCGATTGTAAAAGCTGTGCCTTGTTCAGCATTGATATAAGCATCAATAATTTCTTTCGAAACCTTACTTCCTTTATTTGAATACGTTGAATCTCCTATTCTTATTTTCATTTCACCAACTTCAAAAGCTGCCTTTAAAGGTACTTCGGGAGGATATTTAGCGAAAATTCTTCCCATTTGGAGAAATGTAGAATCACTTATGCTTATTAATTGCGAATGATCCAGAGGTAATGATCCCCAATAAATCATTGGTAGCGGCAAATTGGAAACACGGTACTTAAATACTGCATGTCCTGTTGTGTTATCACCCGTTCTTGAATAGAGTGTCATTGAAGCTTCTCTTCCTGAACCAGTTACTCTGGCTATATATTGATTTCCGGATGCGGTCAAACTAACTCCATCGCTATCGACCCAGATACTTTCGTATAGTCCATCTAGCGCAAACTCAACGATATTGTTGTAATTCCGGTAGAGTATATTCATTTGCGGCAAGCTAATCGTGCCGCGAACCGGAGTATTGAGGTTGTTCGCCGCTTGCATGTCAATGACTTCCAATTCAACGATCAACAGCGGTTTCTGCTTGAAAAACGAATGCTTGAAACCATAAATGTAGCAGGTTGAATCATTGAGGTCTCCATTTGCGTCCGGGCCATCTTCGTTGAGGTATTCCAGCAACGCATCGCGGGTATAGTTGGTTCTCGCAGGAAATTTCACGCCCTGGTTTCGCCAGATCATGTGTAATTTAAAGGTCATCAATGTATTCTTCTGTACAAACGACCGGTACAAATCCAAACTATCGGGAATAACGAGCGAATCTTTTCCTTTCGAGGAAAGTACAACGGTTACTTCGCCCAGCGAGATCCGGTCACCAACTGAAAAACGGGTATCGTGAATTGTTTTGTACTGAAGATCAGCCGTTTTTCGCTTTTGGCCGAACGCACAGCAAGAAAGTATCAGGCATAACCACACCAAAGATTGACGCATATTGAAATTTTGCATGAAAATAGTGATTTTTAAGTGGCGAAAGAGGACGTATTCAACTAACTTTTGAACCGTTCAATGTATAATTCTTATTCGTCGCAATCCCTTTAAAACATTGATTTCGGGAATAAACACCAGCGGAAATAAAATTGGTTGCTTTAACTTCCGTATATTTGCACGCTGGTAGATTTATTTTCCCTCCTTTTGTTGAACAATCCGATCGAAATTGACAGATACCATTTGTAAGAATTAAACTGAAAGAAAAAGCATGGCAAAATCTCAAGAAACGTGGAACAAAAAAGAGAAAGAAAACAAAAAGAAAAAGAAGCGCGAAGATAAATCCAAGAAAAAAGAAGAACGCAAAGCGAACACTCCAACTGCTGATTTTGAAAGCATGCTTGCGTATGTAGATGAGTTTGGAAACATCACTTCCACTCCACCAGATCCCACAAAAAAGAAAGAAGAAATCAATGCCGAAGACATCGAATTGGGTGTTCCTATTCGTGAAGCTGCTGATGAAAATGACGGTAACCGCACAGGAATCGTGAGTTTCTTTGATTCATCGAAAGGATATGGTTTTATTAAAGATCTGGAGACTCAGGAAAGTATTTTTACCCACATCGGTAAACACCTCGAAGAAATTAAAGAAGGAAACAAAGTAACGTTCCGCACGGAAAAAGGCCCGAAAGGGATGAATGCCGTTGAAGTTCGTAAAGCGAAATAGTTTCTGATAACGATATATGACCGGTTCGTCAGCTTAAGGCAGATGAACCGGTTTTTTTGTGGTTAAACTTCTAAGAGGAACTAATTAACATGAGTTCGGGATCAGTCTGAACATGACATAGTGCCAGGTACCAGCGAGTACAATTCTATTAAAATCATTACTTAACAAAAAAAAGCCGTCCCTACTACTGGGACGGCTCTTACAAATCGAGGCGTGTACACTTATTACCTAACCACCTTACTACTGTTTTAACTACTGTGCCCCGATAAGTAATTTATAATCTTTTCCATTAATTTTCAGCACGTACATTCCACCGGCAAAACGACGAACATCAATACTTCCACCAGATTTCAATGTATCTTTCCAGACTTCTCTACCCGTTACATCAACAAGCTGTACCTCGTGCATACCATTTGATTTGAATGACAGATACACCATTTCATTCGCCGGATTCGGATAGATGGAAACCTCTTCATCCTGGCCAAGTATCACTGATCTTATTCCAACTTCAGTTGTAAATCCATCAAAATCCGTTTGACTCAATCTGTAATAATTTACTCCTAAAGCAGGATCATAATCTACATCATAGTAGCTGTTTGAAAGCGTTGTTGTTCCATGTCCGGCTTTGGTAAATAAATATTCCCAAACGATTCCGTCTGTACTTTTCTCCATAGTGAAATGAGAACAATTTTGCTCCGATTCGGTAATCCAGGTCAGATCAACATTTCTGACATTCGTTAACTTCGCTTCAAAATTGACCAATTCAACCGGCAATGGCGTCAGCGGTGTAATGCTAGCCAATGTAAAAAACGGTTGCGCACTGCTTATGGTAACTCCAGCGAATTCAACGCGGCTGCCATTGATCACTGCTCCGCTGTAAATTGTTGCATTTGTCCAATCAACACCATCATTATCAACCAACAATCGAAGATTGGATATCGGAGTATATGCGACGAGCATACTTGTTTCAAAACCAACAGTTACGCTTTGCGAAAAATTGGTTATTTGCCCTTTCCAAACACGTTCAATACGACCATAAATTCCAACAGGTAAATTGGCAAAACAAACCGGATTTGCTGTAATCTGATTCAGCAATCCATTGTTTCCCCAGATTAAAAAAGAACGATCAGCAGCAAACGAATTCGCGTTTAACTGATTACTTGCCGCAATTGACGTTAATCCTACTGTTACAGGTTCATTGTTATTAACGCTAATGGATTGTTTTTGAAACAACGCAGACGCATCGTCGCGACCAATACCCGCAATATCAAAATTAAAACCGGTATTTGTTGTCTTATTCCAGATGGTTGTTCCATTGGAAGATGTATAATTATACGTAGCTGCTGTGCCCGTATTTCCACCTCTTGTTAGACCAAACTTGATGGCCAGGTAACTCTCGATTTTATTTCTGTCAGCTAGTGAAGGAGTTGTATTATACATGATGATTTCAGCCATATCCGCATCGGTATCTTCACCTCCCGCATTGTTTCGTCCCATATAAAGACCGGTAGTAATAGAAGGTGTATACGTGGAACTATTAGAATTTGAAGCTGCCAGCGGAACTGAGTTTTTATATGCGTTCATAGTAGCTCCACTTCCGCTTACGGTAGTCATACCCGCACTAAAGTTGCCATATTCGGTAGGCGAAACAAAATCGAAGGTCCAGCCATTCAAGGAAGCATCGGATGATTGCGAACGGAACCCTGGTTTGAATTGGTGAGCATAAGAAAACATATTGGCACTGTAAGTAAATCCGGTGTTGTTATCAACATTCTTATCAGCAATCACAAAGTAACTTCCGGAAGCAGTTAGTAAATCAAACCCCGTTGAACCGTTTCCTAAAAAGGTATTTGCCGATGCCATAAAATTTAACCTGGGATTGTAATTGAACAGTTTAACTCCTGATGAACCAGCAGTAACAGTTGGTTGCTGCGATCCGGTAGCCTGAGTAACAGCCCATGAGCCGGCGGTTCCCGCAGAACTAGCCCACGAGGAAACTCCGGTGGCCAACGTAATACTTGGCGTATTATCGGCTTTGTACCAAACGGTTAATCCGGAAGAGACGCCCCCAGGTGATCCGGCACAGGCTGCAATCGTTCTGGTTCCTGCAGGATTGGTAGCCGCAGGAGTTCTCACCGAACCTACTGTAAGATTTAAACACTGCGCATCTACAACATTTCCAATGGTAGCGGATGCATTGTTCATGTCATAAGCAATCCAAAAATAGTTTGTGCCAGAGGTAAGCGTTTGGCTGCCATTTACCGTAATTGTGCCGGATGCTACAGTGGTTCCTGCACCATCGAACGGCCCGGTGGCAGAAAATGTGGATGAATTACCTGTATAATAAATATGAATCAGCGAAACATCGTTTGTGTTGGTTCCCGGGATCGTAGAACCATTCATATTCAACTGAATCTGGGTCATGGTTAAAGGAGTTGTACATCCGCTTGTCACTACTTCAACACGCAGAATATCCTGACCGGTTACACATTTTTGAACAACGGCAGTGGATGATTGAGTCGCTGTGCACGAAACATAGCTCATTGAAGATGGCGTAAAAGTATAGGTCTGCCCAACTGCAGGCTTAATCGTTCCTGAAAACTGACATGTAGCTGCATTTGTTCCACCTGCAGTTGTTGCAGACCAATTTGTTGTTGTTGTCCTATTATTAAAATCGGTATTCGCTAGTCCCCTAAGGCCTATTTGCATGGTTGGAGCGGTTGCTGCGTTGGCCGTAATAGTTCCGCCATAAACGATCCGTATCACATTTGTTGCGTAATTCAAACGTATTTGAAAACTGATGCGTTCTCCTGAGATACCGAAACGACATACATCGCGCCATTGAATCACAAATTCATTCGAAGCCGTTATATCCCGGTATCTGATTTCTCGTGTGCCTGCACTGGCATTTTGTAAATCTCCGCCAAAGGCTGCAACTATTCCGGATGTTTCCGTTCCTGAGATTGGTGTATAATTAGTTCCGCTCGGAGCAGAACCAAAACTGATGTACCCGTTTGCTGAAACATAAATCTGTGTATAAGCTGTGCAATTAAATGAAAAGGAAGGAATAGTAATTGCTCCGGAAACATCGTCATCAAATGTTGTACTCCACAAAACAGTTCCACCTGTAATGGCCGTATAGGCTCCAGCCGATTGCGTAAAAGTATTGGAGCTGACCTGTGAGAAGGATGAGTTTAACAGAAAAAAACTAAAAACAAGAATTAACCATTGGTTTTTCATTAAAGAGCAGTATTAATTGTTCCTACAAATGAACAACCAGAAACCGCTAACTACTCTATAAGTATCCCGACAAAAACCCGACAAACAACTAAGTCTCTGTTAACAAAGGGATTCAAGAAAACAATATCATCATAACCATCTGAAAAGATCGACGAATTATTCTTTTACAACGAACGGATTAATCGTTCCAGGTCAATGGCTTGTTCGAGCATCAATTTTTTACGTAAGCGCAAATGGGTCCGCTGAACAGATTCAAGAGATATCCCAAGGATTTTCGCCATTTCATTCGTGGATGATTTCAAACGGATCAACGCCGCCAGCCGCAAGTCTGCTTTGGTAATATCCACCGACAAGTGTTCGAACCGATCAAAAAATCCTGGATGCAGTTTTTCAAACAATTTCCGGAACACATCCCAATCATCACTAGTCAATAACTTAAATGACTGGAGTTTATCTAACAATTGGATTTGATCAACTGACGGTTCCAGTGCTGGAACAGATGAATTAAATTGTTCTATTTCTTGCTGAAGTTGATCAATCAGATCATTTTTCTCACCCAGATTAGACAGTACCAATCTCATTTGACTGTCTACATTTTTCAATTCGTCTTCAGCGCGCAATTTTTGCAGTGTTAGTATTTCCCGCTCTTTCCTTCTTTTTAGTATAATCTGACGAACTACAATAATCAATCCGAGGATAATGCAACAAACAATACTTATCGAAAGCGCCAAAATTTGTTCTGCCCGTTTCTTCTTGGATGCCAGGAGCTTGATTTGGGCTTGTTTTTTCTGAAATTCAATCTGAAACTCGGTATTGTGAAAATTGATCAATTCTTCTTGTTCATTAAACGTATCGAGGCAATCCAAATAACGTTGCTGAGCTGCAAAAGCAGCCCGATAATCCCCAACTTTCTGCTCCAGCAAAGCCATTGTTTCCCAGTAATTTTGTTTCACATTTATATTATGATAATAGTGATCCATCAGGTCATCAGCCATTCCGAGCTTTTTTTGTGCAGCCTCCAATCGTTGTTTATCGATGTCAATTCTGGCCAAAGCAATCAGTGCCATCATGGCGCTTTCCCACTGCTTACTCTTAAAGCTGTTTTTGTAATCGATCTCAATCAGTGGCCAAGCCTCGTCTATTTTATGGCGTTTATAATAACAATCGCCCAAATTACCGGATATGATCCCGACCCAATCCTCACGGTTGTTTTTTCTTGCCAACGACAAGCCCTTTTCAAAATATACCTGTGAAGAATCAAGTCGATTGGCATGTTTGTGTATCAAACCAATGGAATTATAAGCGTTGATTTTCAAATTAATCGGAGCTTTCTCATCCTTCATTAGAATACGAAAGTATTTTTTAGCCAGGTAAAACCGCTTGAAGTTGTAATAAACCAACCCCATTCGATGTTGAAACTCGTAATAATAGGGCACATCTCCGGGAGGTTTTCCCTGAAGAAATTCTTCAACCCGATACAAATACGGAAACGCATCCTGGAAAAAACCATGGAGTGACAAATTTTCACCCACATCAAAGCACAGTGCATAATACTCAGCTTCCGATTGGGTTTTCACTTCTTTTAAACAGTAATCCATGAATGCTTCCCACTCTGCCGGTTTCTGAAAATCATCCTTTTCCCATTTGTAAACAAGTGCTTTTGAAGTGAGTAATTGATTACCACGTTGCTGAATCAACTCTTCTCGGTAAAGTGCAACCGCTTTTGCATAGCTTACATCTCCCGTTTCACAGAACAACCATGTTGAATGAAAAAGCACTATAAATAAAAACGTCAATGATTTCTTGGCTAACATTCGCGGAAACTGGATATAGAGTAAAAATAGAAATTATTATACAGACAAAATCTGCACTTTCTTGTTTGGTGAATAATAATCTAGGTCATTCTCAGAAAGCCAACAAGTGTATCATATACTTTTAATAATTCCGCATCCGTAATACAATATGGCGGATTCACGAAAACCACATTCCCCAGCGGACGGACCAGACAGCCGTTTTCAAGGAAATACCGGTATGCTTTATCGCGGACATCAGAAAAATAAGTATTCCCTTCCCCTGTTTCGATTTCAAAACGTAAAATGGTTCCAAGAATAGCAGCGTTTATAGCATTGGGAAATTGTTTCAATTCGCTTAAAAAGCCCTGGTGAGCTTTCTCAATCCGCTGGATATTTGTCCAGGTCTCATCTTGTTCAAAAATGTCTAAGCTAGCGTTCGCCGCAGCGCATACCAACGGATTTCCTGTATAAGAATGTCCGTGAAGCAAGGCTTTCGTTTTCTCGGGATGCAAAAATGCTTCATAAATTTCTTCGGTGGCAACCGTCAATCCCAAAGGCAGCGTTCCACCGGTCAATCCTTTTGAAAGACACACCAGATCAGGTTTATTTACGCAATGGTCCATCGCGAACAAGCGTCCGGTTCTGCCCCAGCCTGTCATCACCTCATCGAAGATCACCAACGCACCATAGCGATGCGCCAATGCAATGAGCTGGTCCAGCCATTCAGCAGAATAAACTCTCATTCCGGCGGAACCCTGGATAATTGGTTCAACAATGATTCCGGCTATTTCTCCTGTTTCAAATAATTCCTGTGCTTTTTTTAACGCTTCGTCTTCGCGTGTTTTATCCGGAAAGGGCAAAAAATCGACATCGAAAAAAAAATGCTCGAACGGATCGTTGAAATAACCGCGCTGTCCGATGGCCATGGCGCCAAATGTATCACCATGGTATGCGCCCTCCAAAGCAATCATGCGTTTTTTAGGTTGCTGCTTGTTGTGCCAGAATTGAAACACCATTTTCAGTGCGACTTCAACAGCCGTGGAACCATCATCCGAGAAAAACACTTTTGAAAAATGCTTCGGTAGAATGTTCACCACACGCTCCGCCAAACGAATAGCCTGTTTGTGCGTTGCTCCGGCAAAAATGACGTGATCGACTTTGGAAAATTGTTCTGTGATTGCTTTTAAAATCAGCGGATGACCATGTCCGTGAACATTGACCCACCACGATGAATTGGCATCGATATAAGAACTTCCGTCAGCATCAAAAAGCAATGTTCCTTCCGCTCGTTCAATCAGTAACGGTTCGTCGGCTGTAAGCATTTGCGTAAACGGATGCCAAACGACTTGTTTATCGCGGTTTAACCAAGTTGCTCTCTCCATTGCTGTCCTAATTTCGAAATGATGTATTGATTCAGTTCTTTCAATTCCGGAAGAAAAAAGAACTCTAATTCAGGATAAAGCTTGCGGTAAATGCGTTCCGACGGTTCGTGCCGTTCGCCGTTAATGATCAATCCGGCAATAGTAATTCCACGATTTTTCAATTCAGAAAGTGACAATAGCGTATGATTGATGCTTCCGAGGTAATGACGTGTAACTAACATCACCGGCAGTTTCCATTCTGCAATCAGATCGGCGAATAATAAACCATCTTCATTGAGCGGAACCATGATTCCGCCAGCCGTTTCGACCACCAAACTTTCATGATCGTGTAAATGAGGAAGTTTCAGATCGTTTAATGAAATCGTTTCGCCATCCAGTTCGGCAGCCAAATGTGGCGATGCCGGAGTTTTTAATAGGAACCGTTCTTCGAGTACATAACAATCAGGGCCAGCAAGCTGCTGCACCGTCATACGGTCTGAATTGTCTAAATTTCCTGCCTGAACAGGTTTCCAATACGTTGACTGCAACGCTTCGGTGAGTACTGCACTTGCAATAGTTTTTCCCACATCCGTGCCGATTCCGGCAACTACGAAACGCTTCATTATTTGCGAAGTTCGGCGCCTAGTTCGGTTTCCAATGAAACACGAATGGCCTCCATGATGCGGTCGACTTGTTCATCTTTCAATGTTTGTTCCTGATCCTGGAACGTAAACGAAACCGCGTAGGATTTTTTGCCTTCAGGAAGATTTTTGCCTTCGTACACATCAAACAGATTCACTTTCTGCAGGATTTTCTTATCTGCTTTCCGCGCCAGTTGTTCAATAGACGCAAAGCTTACGGCCTGATCAAGCAACAATGAATAATCGCGGCGTACTTCAAAGGTTTTGGGTAATTCCTTGTATTGAACTTTCGTTAGTTTCAATGAATTCAGTATCGCGTCCCAATCCAAATCGGCAACAAAAACGTCTTGTTTCACGCCAAAATGCTTGCGAACAGAGGGATTCACCCAGCCGAGCGAACCGATGCTGTTTTTCAAAACCCGTAAAGTCAATCCGTCAGTAAACAAATCGTGATCGGTCTGACCTTCTTCATTCGCGAGAGAATCCAGTCCAAGTCGTTGAAGCAACGCGTTTACAGCTCCTTTGAGTGTAAACAAAGAAACTTTATCGTTTCCGGATGCCCATGATTCGTCCGTTTTTCGTCCGGAAATGACCAATGTCAATCGTTTGTTTTCGAAGTATTCACCATTTTTTTGCTGATATACTTTCCCGAATTCAAACAACCGTACATCGGCTTGCTGACGATTCTGGTTATGTGCGACCGTTTCCAGCGCCTGAAACACCAAGCTCTGACGCATGACTGCCAAATCCTGGCTCAGCGGATTCAGCATCGTCACGTTATTTTCAGGCGACAATTGTTCTTTTCCGAATTTCTCGGTATAAGTCGGCGTTGTCAACGAATTATTCATCATTTCGGAAAATCCAAGTCCGGTCAACACTTCCGACAAATTGGTCGTCAAACGCTCCAAATCGGGTTTTTCGGTCAAAACGAGCGATGTGTTCAATTTCTCAGGGAAAGGAACCTGGTTGAACCCATAAATGCGGAGCAATTCTTCAATCACGTCGATCTCACGATCTACATCGGTACGGTAATTCGGAACGGTTAATTCCAATGCTTCCGGCGTTTCCGAATTGATGGTAAAATCAAGTGCAGTCAAAATCGTTTTAATGGCCGCAACAGGAATTTCATGCCCCAGAACCTGTTTGCAGCGGGCAAAACGCAGGCTTACTTTTCGGGGTTGAATCGGGTTCGGATACAAATCCACAACCTCCATTCCAACTTCACCACCGGCAACTTCCCTGATCAATTCAACGGCTCTTGCCAAAGCATATGGAACCAAGTCGACATCCACTCCGCGTTCGAAACGGAAACTGGCATCGGTAGAAAGTGTGTGGCGCTTGGCTGTTTTACGTACAGAAACCGGCTGAAAATAAGCGGCCTCGAGTAAAACGTCAGTAGTCTGGTCCTGAATTCCTGAATCCAGTCCACCGAAAACACCGGCTATGCATAACGGAGTTGTTCCGTTGGTAATCAATAAGTCTTCGCTGTTCAAGGTGCGCTCAACGCCGTCAAGTGTAACCATTTTTTCACCTTCAGCAGCGGTTCTTACCACGAGTTTCGACCCGACTTTCGCCGCATCAAATGCATGTAACGGCGTTCCCAACTCGCGCATCACGAAATTCGTGACATCCACCACGTTGTTGATCGGCGATAAACCGACAGCGCGCAAACGTTTCTGCAACCATGCCGGAGACGGTTTCACAGCAACACCTTTCAGTGTAACAGCCATATAGCGCGGACATCTTTCTGTGTCCTCCACGCCAACAACAATTGAAAGGTCGGCTGTTTTGGTAATTGTTTTTACCTGTGGAAGTATCAATCGATCGGTTGCACCTTTGTGAACGGCAGCATGTGCCAGGATATCGCGGGCAACTCCAATATGTCCCATCGCATCTGAGCGATTGGGGGTCAATCCTATTTCAATTTGAACATCGTTTTCCAATTCCAGAAACACGGCAGCCGGAGTTCCAACTACAGCATTTGCGGGTAAAACAAGGATTCCGTCGTGGCTTTCACCCAACCCCAATTCATCTTCGGCGCAAAGCATTCCGAACGATTCTACATCGCGAATTTTGGAAACTTTAATTTTCAACGGCTGATCCGGCGACGGGTAAAGCGTAGAACCTACGGTTGCGAGAATAACTTTTTGTCCGGCGGCGACGTTTGGTGCTCCGCAAACTACCTGAACTACTTCTTTTCCGGTGTTTACGGTTGTAACTTTCAGTTTATCTGCATTCGGGTGTTTTTCGCAAGTCAAAACTTCGGCAACAATCACACCTTCCAAACCACCTTTTACGGCCTCCAGCGTTTCCAATCCTTCTACTTCAAGGCCGGTATCCGTAAGGATTTCCCCCAATGTTTCGGGTTCGATGGCGTTCGGTAAAAATTGCTGTAACCAGTTATAGGAAATTTTCATGATCTGCTGTGCTTTGTAAACAGCCGCGAAAATAACATTTTTCCTCCATAGACACACCGATTCCCCCAGTTAAGCGAGGTGTTATTTTCACCACAGATGCGCAGTTTTTAGCGCTCCCAACGGCAGCGCATATTGGATAGATTATTAAATTCTAAAATGAGCGAGGGCGTTAGCCGAGCAAAAATCTGTATTCTGTGGGAGACCTTTTCCCTACAAAACATTTGCTTATATTTATTCTCATTATAAACACTTAATACCCGAACTTATGAGAATACTACTACTGTCTATTGTATCCCTTTGCGGATTTTACG
Encoded proteins:
- a CDS encoding aspartate aminotransferase family protein; the protein is MTENKHDFLYLLGQTNPFPYLIEVAKAEGIFIYDKTGKRYADMIAGVAVNNIGHRHPLVIQRLQEQLEKYLHVMVYGEFIQDTSVEMARALTRVLPDSLNCVYPVNSGTEANEAALKLAKRVTGRTQLIGCKGSYHGNTHGSMSVSSNEAKKIAFRPLLPDVDFIRHNEIADLSRITERTAAVIIEPIQGDAGVRQASTEYLKALRQRCDEVGSFLIFDEIQCGMGRSGKLFAFEHSGVVPDVLTLGKALGGGMPIGAFVARYEHMQELTHQPMLGHITTFGGHPVIAAAAWATLEVFATEIDFDLVEENGLLLENMLSEIDEINEIRRVGMMFACDMESFERVEKVVNRCLELGLISFWFLSHPYSFRLSPPLTISREEIEEAGRVIQRAVRETK
- a CDS encoding DNA-binding protein, which produces MAKSQETWNKKEKENKKKKKREDKSKKKEERKANTPTADFESMLAYVDEFGNITSTPPDPTKKKEEINAEDIELGVPIREAADENDGNRTGIVSFFDSSKGYGFIKDLETQESIFTHIGKHLEEIKEGNKVTFRTEKGPKGMNAVEVRKAK
- the bioA gene encoding adenosylmethionine--8-amino-7-oxononanoate transaminase is translated as MERATWLNRDKQVVWHPFTQMLTADEPLLIERAEGTLLFDADGSSYIDANSSWWVNVHGHGHPLILKAITEQFSKVDHVIFAGATHKQAIRLAERVVNILPKHFSKVFFSDDGSTAVEVALKMVFQFWHNKQQPKKRMIALEGAYHGDTFGAMAIGQRGYFNDPFEHFFFDVDFLPFPDKTREDEALKKAQELFETGEIAGIIVEPIIQGSAGMRVYSAEWLDQLIALAHRYGALVIFDEVMTGWGRTGRLFAMDHCVNKPDLVCLSKGLTGGTLPLGLTVATEEIYEAFLHPEKTKALLHGHSYTGNPLVCAAANASLDIFEQDETWTNIQRIEKAHQGFLSELKQFPNAINAAILGTILRFEIETGEGNTYFSDVRDKAYRYFLENGCLVRPLGNVVFVNPPYCITDAELLKVYDTLVGFLRMT
- the bioD gene encoding dethiobiotin synthase; translation: MKRFVVAGIGTDVGKTIASAVLTEALQSTYWKPVQAGNLDNSDRMTVQQLAGPDCYVLEERFLLKTPASPHLAAELDGETISLNDLKLPHLHDHESLVVETAGGIMVPLNEDGLLFADLIAEWKLPVMLVTRHYLGSINHTLLSLSELKNRGITIAGLIINGERHEPSERIYRKLYPELEFFFLPELKELNQYIISKLGQQWREQLG
- a CDS encoding phenylalanine--tRNA ligase subunit beta — protein: MKISYNWLQQFLPNAIEPETLGEILTDTGLEVEGLETLEAVKGGLEGVIVAEVLTCEKHPNADKLKVTTVNTGKEVVQVVCGAPNVAAGQKVILATVGSTLYPSPDQPLKIKVSKIRDVESFGMLCAEDELGLGESHDGILVLPANAVVGTPAAVFLELENDVQIEIGLTPNRSDAMGHIGVARDILAHAAVHKGATDRLILPQVKTITKTADLSIVVGVEDTERCPRYMAVTLKGVAVKPSPAWLQKRLRAVGLSPINNVVDVTNFVMRELGTPLHAFDAAKVGSKLVVRTAAEGEKMVTLDGVERTLNSEDLLITNGTTPLCIAGVFGGLDSGIQDQTTDVLLEAAYFQPVSVRKTAKRHTLSTDASFRFERGVDVDLVPYALARAVELIREVAGGEVGMEVVDLYPNPIQPRKVSLRFARCKQVLGHEIPVAAIKTILTALDFTINSETPEALELTVPNYRTDVDREIDVIEELLRIYGFNQVPFPEKLNTSLVLTEKPDLERLTTNLSEVLTGLGFSEMMNNSLTTPTYTEKFGKEQLSPENNVTMLNPLSQDLAVMRQSLVFQALETVAHNQNRQQADVRLFEFGKVYQQKNGEYFENKRLTLVISGRKTDESWASGNDKVSLFTLKGAVNALLQRLGLDSLANEEGQTDHDLFTDGLTLRVLKNSIGSLGWVNPSVRKHFGVKQDVFVADLDWDAILNSLKLTKVQYKELPKTFEVRRDYSLLLDQAVSFASIEQLARKADKKILQKVNLFDVYEGKNLPEGKKSYAVSFTFQDQEQTLKDEQVDRIMEAIRVSLETELGAELRK